The genomic region AGGGTCCGGTGCACCCACAGCGCCGGAACGTTGTCCGACCAGAAAAAGCCGTAAGCCTTGGTGTACCCCTGCCTCTTCAGCAGGTGGAGCGCGCCGTTTTGCAGCGCGGCGGCGAGATTCCCACCGCGGTTGGCCGGATCGACGAACATGTCGAAGGTGTAGACCTCTTCCGGGGCGCACTTCACCCCCAGCCACAACTCGTCCGGGTGCTTGTAGCCGTCGTTGCCCGCGCTGGAGTCGGCGCACCATATATCTCCGTAAACCTTGTTTCCCTTTACGAGCGCATACCCACGGTAGCCGCGCTTCAGGTAGTTGAGCGTCTTCAGCTGCCTGCTCTTCATCGGATAGGCCAGTTGCCGGTTCTGCAGCAGTTCCCGGGTGAGCTCCACGACCTCCTCGTCCTGGGGGCGGGTGAAATCCGCTACCGGCCTCAGATTTTCGAGCTCTATCTCCACCGGCACCGCCTCGCGGTTCAGGTAGATAGTCTCCCGCAGCAGGCTGTGAATACTGCCGTGTATTACCGTATCCAAGACCTGGACCAGGCGCATCTTGCAGTACTGTAGCATTGGCTCCCACTCCTTTGCCGCGTCACTCCTTGGCTGTCAGCTTGCAGTTGATGAAGTTGACCACAGAGCCGATGGTTTCGAAGTTCTCCGGAACGATCT from Citrifermentans bremense harbors:
- a CDS encoding GNAT family N-acetyltransferase, with translation MLQYCKMRLVQVLDTVIHGSIHSLLRETIYLNREAVPVEIELENLRPVADFTRPQDEEVVELTRELLQNRQLAYPMKSRQLKTLNYLKRGYRGYALVKGNKVYGDIWCADSSAGNDGYKHPDELWLGVKCAPEEVYTFDMFVDPANRGGNLAAALQNGALHLLKRQGYTKAYGFFWSDNVPALWVHRTLRWRELNRVRATRLLLSRKLHVSGDTTD